A window of the Haloquadratum walsbyi C23 genome harbors these coding sequences:
- a CDS encoding MFS transporter, whose translation MSQEQITIESDKSGPLDTFRQFFALQRDVLVLSLSMFAFSLGFQMTNRFLPEYIIALGASGFVVGLFGTVGNIISAVFPYPGGAISDRIGSRYALTLFGLVSTFGFGVWLVAPNLGVITVADITIQPWIWIFVGLLLAQGWKSFGLGATFAVVKQSTDPSRLATGFASTETFRRTAFLIGPVLAAVLIGFHPAFSVSFRYVLSVAILFGIVGTVAQHILYDASEDSMGDSFNGIKQIRRDLREMPDPLRPLLVGDTLVRFANGMVYVFFVLVITQFYEVGFNPTASLAGFSYGVSLSPEAFFGYLLGVEMLIALIAMAPAAKIAERVGLKPIVALGFAVYALFPIVLIGGPELLAPVMPLSWAMILIFAFSGLRFAGLPSHKALIVGPAKKGAGGRVTGTYYLLRNTVVIPSAALGGYLWEFVSPEVAFTIAAVIGVVGTSYFLVFGREFEAYL comes from the coding sequence ATGAGTCAAGAGCAAATTACCATTGAGTCGGATAAGTCGGGACCACTGGATACATTTCGACAGTTCTTTGCACTACAGCGAGATGTGCTAGTGCTTTCGTTATCGATGTTTGCATTCAGTCTTGGGTTTCAGATGACCAATCGATTCCTCCCCGAGTATATTATTGCACTCGGGGCGTCGGGATTTGTGGTCGGTCTGTTTGGAACTGTTGGTAACATCATATCAGCGGTGTTTCCGTATCCTGGCGGCGCGATTTCGGACCGCATTGGATCTCGATATGCACTAACTCTATTCGGATTAGTTTCGACATTTGGCTTTGGTGTTTGGCTAGTTGCACCGAATCTCGGCGTGATTACCGTTGCCGATATCACAATTCAGCCCTGGATCTGGATTTTCGTTGGTCTATTGCTCGCACAGGGCTGGAAGTCGTTTGGTCTCGGCGCGACATTCGCAGTTGTCAAGCAATCGACGGATCCCTCACGACTGGCTACTGGATTCGCGAGCACTGAAACATTTCGTCGGACTGCATTCCTCATCGGCCCGGTGCTTGCGGCCGTGCTCATTGGTTTCCATCCAGCCTTCTCGGTGAGTTTCCGATACGTTCTTTCGGTAGCGATTCTCTTTGGGATTGTTGGAACTGTCGCCCAGCATATTCTGTACGACGCTAGTGAGGACTCCATGGGTGACTCATTCAATGGAATCAAGCAGATTAGACGCGATCTACGTGAGATGCCCGACCCGCTTCGTCCACTCCTTGTGGGTGATACACTTGTCCGATTCGCGAATGGGATGGTGTATGTATTTTTTGTATTGGTAATTACGCAGTTCTACGAGGTCGGGTTTAATCCGACAGCTTCGCTGGCGGGTTTCTCATACGGAGTCAGTCTCTCGCCTGAAGCGTTCTTTGGGTATCTACTTGGCGTTGAGATGTTGATTGCGCTCATCGCGATGGCTCCAGCCGCAAAAATCGCCGAACGTGTTGGACTTAAGCCAATCGTTGCACTTGGATTTGCGGTGTATGCGCTTTTTCCTATTGTGCTTATCGGTGGACCGGAGCTCCTTGCCCCGGTGATGCCACTCTCATGGGCGATGATCCTCATCTTTGCGTTCTCTGGGCTTCGTTTCGCCGGCTTGCCATCACATAAGGCACTAATTGTCGGTCCCGCCAAGAAGGGTGCCGGAGGACGCGTGACTGGCACATACTATTTACTGCGTAACACGGTCGTCATTCCAAGTGCTGCACTCGGTGGCTATCTTTGGGAGTTCGTGAGCCCAGAAGTCGCATTCACCATTGCAGCAGTAATCGGCGTTGTTGGGACTAGCTACTTTCTTGTCTTTGGCAGAGAGTTTGAAGCATACCTTTGA
- a CDS encoding MBL fold metallo-hydrolase produces the protein MDTLLSPDTLATRLDHDESITLLDIRNRSEIDNWRIEAASATRVEVPYMKFLAAGASGDPASLLPADATEPVVAVCARGEASDEVATMLRETGIDAVNLAGGMEGWGQVYCTTNCATESGILKQYRRPSSGCLAYLFVTGESALVIDPLRAFADRYGADAKEMGAELVAVVDTHVHADHISGLRTVTARGATPYMSSKAIDRGVTFDVESLAPGTAFTIGDTAIDVLASPGHTTGGISLAIDGYLVCGDTLFLDGVARPDLEADNNAQAFAYDLHRTVTERFADLPDDTVIAPGHYHDGAPQSSDGSYTARLGDLREQLWPFTSDSDTFVERAVSDLGPRPANDERIIRINLGREQINDQEAFELEIGPNNCAVAAD, from the coding sequence ATGGATACATTGCTGTCACCGGACACGCTCGCAACTCGTCTTGATCATGATGAATCGATCACGCTGCTTGACATTCGCAATCGCTCAGAAATCGATAACTGGCGCATCGAGGCCGCCTCGGCGACACGAGTCGAGGTCCCATACATGAAATTCTTAGCTGCGGGAGCGAGCGGTGACCCTGCATCTCTGCTTCCTGCGGACGCTACTGAACCGGTAGTCGCTGTCTGTGCACGCGGTGAGGCAAGCGATGAGGTAGCCACAATGCTTCGCGAGACAGGTATCGATGCGGTCAATCTTGCTGGTGGGATGGAGGGATGGGGACAGGTTTACTGTACGACAAACTGTGCAACTGAGAGTGGAATCCTCAAGCAATATCGTCGGCCGTCCTCGGGTTGTCTCGCCTATCTGTTCGTCACAGGCGAATCAGCGCTCGTGATTGATCCATTGCGTGCGTTCGCCGACCGCTACGGAGCGGACGCCAAAGAAATGGGTGCAGAACTCGTTGCGGTCGTCGACACGCATGTTCACGCTGATCATATCAGTGGTCTTCGTACGGTTACAGCCAGGGGTGCGACCCCCTATATGTCATCGAAAGCTATCGATCGGGGGGTGACCTTTGATGTGGAGTCGCTAGCTCCCGGCACCGCGTTCACTATTGGCGACACAGCGATTGATGTGCTTGCCTCACCAGGGCACACTACAGGTGGTATCTCACTCGCCATCGACGGATATCTCGTCTGTGGCGATACGCTATTCCTCGATGGTGTTGCACGCCCCGATCTTGAGGCAGACAACAACGCCCAAGCGTTTGCATATGATCTTCATCGGACGGTAACAGAGCGGTTCGCTGACCTACCTGATGATACCGTCATCGCACCGGGGCATTACCACGATGGCGCACCGCAATCATCTGATGGGAGCTACACCGCCCGACTCGGTGACCTCCGCGAGCAGTTGTGGCCATTTACCTCCGATTCGGACACCTTCGTCGAGCGGGCTGTTTCAGATCTTGGACCGCGTCCGGCTAACGACGAGCGTATTATCAGAATCAATCTGGGTCGCGAGCAAATCAATGATCAAGAGGCGTTTGAACTTGAAATTGGACCGAATAACTGTGCAGTCGCCGCAGACTGA
- a CDS encoding DUF1289 domain-containing protein — protein MIPDSMKEDIRGVDSGKMNSPCIGVCNIDESKEVCSNCGRTLDQIAIWTGMTPSERQEIIEELKEMGYPKPDA, from the coding sequence ATGATTCCTGATTCAATGAAGGAAGATATCAGAGGGGTAGACAGTGGAAAAATGAATAGTCCATGTATTGGAGTATGTAATATCGATGAATCAAAAGAGGTATGTAGTAATTGCGGTCGGACACTTGATCAAATCGCAATCTGGACAGGGATGACACCATCTGAGCGGCAGGAAATCATAGAGGAATTAAAAGAGATGGGTTATCCGAAGCCAGATGCGTGA